A region of Mesorhizobium sp. AR02 DNA encodes the following proteins:
- the nadA gene encoding quinolinate synthase NadA: protein MLNTSTRTTALYDRVRRVIPPIEWPVFADDIEAILDLKRQRNGVILAHNYQTPEIFHCVADIVGDSLALARKAMATEADVIVLAGVHFMAETAKLLNPQKTVLIPDLQAGCSLADSITAEDVRLLRQRYPGVPVVTYVNTSAEVKAESDICCTSGNAKAVVESLGVPRVIMLPDEYLAQNIAAQTEVEIIAWKGHCEVHERFTPADIRELRENHPGVTVLAHPECPPEVVAEADFSGSTAAMSDYVGRQKPPRVVLMTECSMSDNVAVEHPEVEFIRPCNLCPHMKRITLANIRAALEQNRHVVTIAPEIAGRARLAVERMLAV from the coding sequence ATGCTCAACACCTCCACGCGCACGACCGCGCTCTACGACCGGGTGCGGCGAGTCATCCCACCGATCGAATGGCCGGTATTCGCCGATGATATCGAGGCCATTCTCGATTTGAAGCGGCAGCGAAATGGCGTTATCCTGGCGCACAACTATCAGACACCGGAGATCTTCCATTGCGTTGCCGACATTGTCGGCGACAGTCTGGCGCTTGCCCGCAAGGCGATGGCGACCGAAGCGGATGTCATTGTGCTGGCCGGCGTCCACTTCATGGCCGAGACGGCGAAGCTGCTCAATCCGCAAAAAACGGTGCTCATTCCTGACCTGCAAGCAGGTTGTTCGCTGGCAGATTCGATTACGGCCGAGGACGTCCGGCTGCTGCGGCAACGCTATCCGGGCGTGCCGGTCGTCACCTACGTCAACACGTCGGCCGAAGTGAAAGCCGAGTCCGATATCTGCTGTACGTCCGGCAACGCGAAGGCCGTGGTGGAGTCTCTGGGTGTTCCGCGGGTGATCATGCTGCCGGATGAGTATCTGGCCCAGAACATCGCCGCCCAGACCGAGGTGGAGATCATCGCCTGGAAAGGGCATTGCGAGGTGCATGAGCGTTTTACGCCGGCCGACATCCGCGAACTGCGCGAAAACCATCCCGGTGTGACGGTGCTGGCGCATCCCGAGTGCCCGCCGGAAGTCGTCGCGGAAGCTGACTTCTCCGGTTCGACGGCCGCCATGTCGGATTATGTCGGAAGGCAAAAGCCGCCCCGCGTCGTGCTGATGACCGAGTGCTCGATGAGCGACAACGTCGCGGTCGAGCATCCCGAGGTGGAGTTCATCCGGCCCTGTAATTTATGCCCGCATATGAAGCGGATTACGCTCGCCAACATCCGTGCGGCGCTGGAGCAGAACCGCCATGTCGTGACCATCGCACCCGAAATCGCCGGGCGTGCGCGGCTGGCTGTCGAGCGGATGCTGGCGGTATGA
- a CDS encoding IS256 family transposase — MTKIESKTASASVKDILLSNPDGLHEVIRAVMQEVLEAEMDEALSASKGERTPERLGYRSGYYGRTLVTRVGKLELRVPQDRSGRFSTELFERYQRSERALVATLAEMYVQGVSTRKVKAITEELCGHAFSASSISAINKRLDESLAAFARRPLQEPFAYLILDARYEKVREAGVVMSQAVLIAVGIDWDGRRQILAVEMANRESRSAWKDFLVSLKARGLKGVELVVSDDHAGLVAAIGEVIPEAAWQRCYVHFLRNALDHLPRKHGDDCLQELRWLYDRRDLAEARADLAAWLAKWSPRYPRLTGWAEDAIEQTLTFFRLPRQHHKHLKSTNMLERLNEEIRRRTYVVRIFPNAESCLRLVRALAVETNENWMEANRYINMDDLREHKKLALRQAA; from the coding sequence ATGACCAAGATTGAAAGTAAGACCGCCAGCGCCTCCGTCAAAGACATTCTGCTTTCGAACCCGGACGGACTTCACGAAGTGATCCGTGCGGTGATGCAGGAGGTGCTCGAGGCCGAGATGGATGAGGCGCTGAGTGCTTCGAAGGGCGAACGCACGCCCGAGCGGCTTGGCTATCGCTCGGGTTACTATGGCCGCACCCTTGTGACGCGCGTCGGCAAGCTTGAGCTGCGGGTTCCGCAGGACCGCTCGGGGCGCTTCTCGACCGAGTTGTTTGAGCGCTATCAGCGTTCGGAACGGGCTTTGGTGGCGACGCTGGCCGAGATGTATGTGCAGGGCGTGTCGACCCGCAAGGTGAAGGCGATCACCGAAGAGCTGTGCGGCCATGCTTTCTCGGCCTCGTCGATCTCGGCCATCAACAAGCGGCTGGACGAGAGCCTCGCTGCCTTTGCCAGGCGTCCCCTTCAAGAGCCGTTTGCTTACCTCATCCTCGATGCGCGCTACGAGAAAGTGCGTGAAGCCGGCGTCGTCATGAGCCAGGCGGTGCTGATCGCGGTCGGCATCGACTGGGACGGCCGGCGCCAGATCCTGGCTGTGGAGATGGCCAATCGCGAGAGCCGTTCGGCCTGGAAAGACTTTCTCGTCTCACTGAAGGCGCGCGGCCTCAAGGGCGTCGAATTGGTCGTGTCCGACGATCACGCCGGCCTGGTGGCGGCGATCGGCGAGGTGATCCCGGAAGCCGCCTGGCAACGCTGCTACGTGCACTTCCTCAGGAACGCGCTCGATCATCTGCCGCGCAAGCACGGCGATGACTGCCTGCAGGAGCTGCGCTGGCTCTACGACCGACGCGATCTCGCCGAGGCCAGGGCCGATCTCGCCGCATGGCTTGCCAAATGGTCACCTCGCTATCCGCGCCTGACAGGCTGGGCCGAAGATGCCATCGAACAAACTCTGACCTTCTTCAGGCTGCCGAGACAGCACCACAAGCATCTCAAGTCCACCAACATGCTCGAGCGCCTCAACGAGGAAATCCGCCGGCGCACCTATGTCGTACGCATCTTCCCCAACGCCGAAAGCTGCCTGCGCCTTGTCAGGGCCTTGGCTGTCGAGACCAACGAAAACTGGATGGAGGCCAACCGCTACATCAACATGGACGACCTGCGCGAGCACAAAAAGCTCGCTCTACGCCAAGCCGCATGA
- a CDS encoding ABC transporter ATP-binding protein, producing MNQILKFANVELYYDHVYALKGVSVEVNEGETVALIGANGAGKSSILRAITGLRKIKSGEIHYHGQRIDGAAPDDVVKMGISMVPEGRRVFPYMSVRDNLLMGAFTRSDKAEIANSLEMVLGRFPRLKERYSQAAGTMSGGEQQMLVIGRALMARPRLLLLDEPSLGVAPKLVQDIARSIVAINRDEKVSVLLVEQNSRMALRISQRAYALTTGSVALSGNSADLLTDERVKRLYLGGEV from the coding sequence ATGAACCAGATCCTGAAATTCGCTAATGTCGAACTCTATTACGATCACGTCTATGCGCTGAAAGGCGTGTCGGTTGAGGTCAACGAAGGCGAGACCGTTGCGTTGATCGGCGCCAACGGTGCTGGCAAATCGTCGATCCTTCGCGCCATCACCGGGCTGCGCAAAATCAAGTCCGGCGAGATCCATTACCATGGCCAGCGCATCGATGGCGCTGCTCCCGATGACGTGGTCAAGATGGGCATCTCCATGGTTCCTGAGGGGCGCCGTGTCTTCCCTTACATGTCGGTCCGGGACAATCTCCTGATGGGCGCCTTCACCCGCTCCGACAAGGCCGAGATTGCCAACTCGCTGGAGATGGTGCTCGGCCGTTTTCCTCGCCTCAAGGAGCGATATTCGCAAGCCGCCGGAACGATGAGCGGCGGCGAGCAGCAGATGCTGGTTATCGGCCGCGCGTTGATGGCCAGGCCACGCCTGCTGCTGCTCGATGAGCCGTCACTGGGCGTCGCACCGAAGCTTGTCCAGGACATTGCCCGCTCGATCGTGGCAATCAATCGCGACGAAAAGGTCAGCGTTCTCCTGGTCGAGCAGAATTCCCGCATGGCGTTGCGCATTTCGCAGCGTGCCTATGCGCTGACCACCGGCAGCGTCGCCCTTAGTGGGAATTCCGCCGATTTGCTGACCGACGAACGGGTCAAGCGGCTTTATCTTGGCGGCGAGGTCTGA
- a CDS encoding aspartate/glutamate racemase family protein has product MRILVINPNTTASMTAKIGKAAMSVASAETEIISVNPGDGPPSIEGYFDEVFAVPGIIAEMSKAAAIDAYVIACFDDTGLDAARCATEAPVIGIGEAAFHLASLVAGKFSVVTTLARSVPAIEHNLAKYGLASRCAKVRSSDVAVLDLELPGSDARRKISDEITRAVKDDRAEAIVLGCAGMADLASSLSQEHGVPVLDGVACAVTLAESLFRVGLRTSKVGGYAAPRSKRFSGIYGSLSPAGADAAVISPT; this is encoded by the coding sequence ATGCGCATACTTGTTATAAATCCCAACACCACCGCATCGATGACCGCCAAGATCGGCAAGGCGGCAATGAGCGTCGCCTCCGCAGAAACGGAGATCATTTCGGTCAACCCCGGTGATGGTCCGCCGAGCATCGAAGGCTATTTCGACGAGGTCTTCGCCGTTCCGGGTATCATCGCTGAAATGAGCAAGGCAGCGGCCATCGATGCCTATGTGATTGCCTGTTTCGACGATACCGGACTGGACGCGGCACGTTGCGCCACCGAGGCGCCGGTCATCGGTATCGGCGAGGCCGCCTTCCACCTTGCCAGCCTTGTCGCAGGCAAGTTCAGTGTTGTGACGACGCTCGCCCGCTCCGTTCCAGCGATCGAGCACAATTTGGCGAAATACGGCCTCGCATCGCGCTGCGCCAAAGTCAGGTCGTCGGACGTTGCCGTGCTTGATCTCGAATTGCCGGGCTCGGACGCCAGGCGCAAAATCTCGGACGAGATCACGCGCGCCGTCAAGGATGATAGGGCGGAGGCGATCGTTCTCGGCTGCGCGGGCATGGCCGATCTGGCAAGCAGCCTGTCGCAGGAACACGGCGTTCCCGTACTCGACGGTGTCGCCTGCGCGGTGACGTTGGCAGAGAGCCTGTTCAGAGTTGGTTTGAGGACGTCGAAGGTCGGCGGATACGCTGCTCCGCGCAGCAAGCGGTTTTCGGGCATCTATGGATCGCTGTCTCCGGCCGGAGCTGACGCAGCAGTTATATCACCGACTTAG
- a CDS encoding ABC transporter ATP-binding protein, translating into MADLLEVSALTKRFGGLVAVNNVSFSVREKEILSVIGPNGAGKSTLFKLISSFLRPTSGQVRLKGERISDLAPHIAARKGVVRTFQETTIFKNMSVRENVIIAHHLRSTASLIGFFLGTSTAKADEAAFGASADDILELLGLSSLAGEIARNLPHGHLRALGIAIGLATNPSILLLDEPFAGMNHDETMRMVAMVKRLRELGLTILLVEHDMPAVMKISDRIVVLNFGEKIAEGTPAQIQNNDKVIEAYLGSEDEAIGL; encoded by the coding sequence ATGGCCGATCTGCTCGAAGTCTCGGCCCTGACGAAGCGCTTTGGCGGTCTCGTCGCGGTCAACAACGTCTCCTTCTCGGTGCGCGAGAAGGAGATACTGTCGGTTATCGGCCCCAACGGCGCCGGCAAATCGACGTTGTTCAAGCTGATCTCGTCCTTCCTCAGGCCGACATCGGGCCAGGTGCGCTTGAAGGGCGAGCGCATCTCCGATCTGGCGCCGCACATCGCGGCACGCAAGGGCGTCGTCCGGACGTTTCAGGAAACGACGATCTTCAAGAACATGAGCGTGCGCGAAAACGTCATCATCGCTCACCATCTGCGCTCCACGGCGAGCCTGATTGGCTTCTTCCTCGGCACCAGCACGGCCAAGGCCGACGAGGCGGCCTTCGGCGCCTCGGCCGACGACATTCTTGAGCTGCTCGGCCTATCGTCGCTCGCCGGTGAAATCGCCCGAAACTTGCCGCATGGTCACTTGCGGGCCCTTGGCATTGCCATCGGTCTCGCCACGAACCCGTCGATCCTGCTGCTGGACGAGCCTTTCGCCGGAATGAATCACGACGAGACGATGAGAATGGTGGCGATGGTCAAACGGTTGCGCGAGCTTGGCCTCACCATCCTTCTGGTCGAGCACGACATGCCTGCCGTCATGAAGATTTCCGACCGCATCGTCGTCTTGAATTTCGGCGAGAAGATCGCCGAGGGAACGCCGGCGCAAATCCAGAACAACGACAAAGTGATCGAGGCCTATCTCGGCAGCGAAGACGAGGCGATCGGCCTATGA
- a CDS encoding ABC transporter substrate-binding protein: protein MINRRSTLKSMVLGAVSALAMAAAGMPSAEAQNKELKIGFVGVTSGPAAAWGTSNVRSMQTRAAWINETGGVKIGDATYNVNIVTFDDQKDPKRAIAGMEKMAQEGIHYVVGPNVDDGAAAVRPVAEANGIIYFPYAFPKALYQKPASNAVLGMIANYQSGPAIYKYLKENKGVKTIAFVAANESDPLSQRDGGVEAAKALGLKIVAQNDTYQNDTRDFTPVLTPIVALKPDLLVLSGVAPANAPLLIRAARELGFEGLISTETAQDAKVLEEGAGEYANGFISVGGASTPEIASDAMKEFVARYTKMFGEYNDESNTKVYALEYIIDTLKANPAAIDNVDEFKKTMDTFSAPNPYLKGDAKLSYVGTTSFGQKRQLAVPMVVNEYKDGAFQTLFVGTVD, encoded by the coding sequence ATGATCAACCGACGCTCGACTCTCAAATCGATGGTGCTTGGCGCCGTCTCCGCTCTCGCTATGGCCGCTGCGGGCATGCCGTCCGCGGAGGCCCAGAACAAGGAACTGAAGATCGGTTTCGTCGGTGTCACCAGTGGCCCCGCCGCCGCTTGGGGCACGTCGAACGTACGTTCGATGCAGACGCGTGCCGCCTGGATCAACGAGACCGGCGGCGTCAAGATTGGCGACGCCACCTACAACGTCAACATCGTTACGTTCGACGATCAGAAAGACCCCAAGCGCGCCATTGCCGGCATGGAAAAGATGGCGCAGGAGGGCATCCACTATGTGGTCGGCCCGAATGTCGATGACGGTGCTGCCGCCGTGCGCCCGGTCGCCGAGGCCAACGGCATCATCTATTTCCCTTACGCTTTCCCCAAGGCGCTTTATCAGAAGCCTGCCTCGAATGCCGTGCTCGGCATGATCGCTAACTATCAATCGGGCCCGGCGATCTACAAATACCTCAAGGAAAACAAGGGCGTGAAGACGATCGCCTTCGTTGCCGCCAATGAATCGGATCCGTTGAGCCAGCGTGACGGCGGCGTTGAGGCAGCCAAGGCGCTCGGCCTCAAGATTGTCGCCCAGAACGACACTTACCAGAACGATACGCGCGACTTCACGCCGGTGCTCACGCCGATCGTTGCGCTGAAGCCCGATCTGCTCGTGCTGTCAGGCGTCGCGCCGGCCAATGCGCCGCTGCTCATCCGCGCCGCCCGCGAGCTCGGCTTCGAAGGCCTGATCTCGACCGAAACGGCACAGGACGCAAAGGTTCTCGAGGAGGGCGCCGGCGAATACGCCAACGGCTTCATCTCGGTTGGCGGTGCCTCCACGCCCGAGATCGCCTCGGACGCGATGAAGGAATTCGTCGCCCGTTACACCAAGATGTTCGGTGAGTACAATGACGAGTCCAACACCAAGGTCTATGCGCTCGAGTACATCATCGACACGCTGAAGGCCAATCCGGCGGCGATCGACAATGTCGATGAATTCAAGAAGACCATGGACACCTTCTCGGCGCCCAACCCCTACCTGAAGGGCGATGCCAAGCTGAGCTATGTCGGCACGACCTCCTTCGGCCAGAAGCGCCAGCTCGCGGTGCCGATGGTGGTCAACGAGTACAAGGACGGTGCCTTCCAGACCCTGTTCGTAGGCACGGTCGATTAG
- a CDS encoding GntR family transcriptional regulator: MLTVLREEDRDEKPATRWSPIYYGLRDAIVSHRLAPGTKLPEDELATIYSVSRTVIRAALQALAHDRLARLEPNRGAFVAQPSKIEAREVFEARALIEPRVAWLAASAAVPSDIAWLRQHLEKEHEALHAGRDSEAIMLSARFHVGIAEIAAHSVFTKFVRDLVSHSSLIIALYWKRRDATCEKHAHHALVDAIEAGRSSQAAELMTSHLVDLLSGLDLTDKIEKSDNLSDLLRP; this comes from the coding sequence ATGTTGACAGTGCTCAGAGAAGAGGATCGTGACGAAAAACCGGCAACCCGCTGGTCGCCGATCTACTATGGTCTGAGGGATGCCATCGTCAGTCATCGTCTCGCCCCTGGCACCAAGCTGCCGGAAGATGAGTTGGCGACGATCTATTCGGTGAGCCGCACCGTCATTCGTGCTGCCCTGCAAGCTCTGGCCCATGACCGGTTGGCGCGGCTGGAGCCGAACCGCGGTGCTTTCGTGGCACAGCCGTCGAAAATTGAAGCCCGCGAGGTGTTCGAGGCACGGGCGCTGATCGAACCCAGGGTGGCTTGGCTCGCCGCCAGCGCGGCGGTACCAAGCGATATTGCATGGTTGCGGCAGCATCTCGAGAAGGAGCATGAAGCACTTCACGCTGGCCGGGACAGCGAGGCGATCATGCTGTCGGCACGTTTCCACGTTGGCATCGCTGAGATCGCTGCACATTCGGTGTTCACCAAATTCGTTCGCGACCTTGTCTCGCATTCTTCCCTCATCATCGCGCTTTATTGGAAACGGCGCGACGCGACCTGTGAGAAACACGCCCATCACGCGCTGGTCGATGCAATCGAAGCAGGGCGTAGTTCCCAAGCGGCCGAGCTGATGACCAGTCATCTGGTCGACCTCCTGTCGGGGCTCGACCTCACAGACAAGATAGAAAAGTCTGACAATCTCTCCGACTTGCTTCGTCCGTAG
- a CDS encoding branched-chain amino acid ABC transporter permease — protein MTHNVKIASVAAFLAIVFIAVPVLISASGRTDLYYTLTSVALLSIASAGVWLTFYIGRINIGQGAYALMGGYVSAILVVTYGWSFWLTLLAAGLFCAAASVAIGLPILRLRGVYFAMVTLVLTEVARLLALALPVTNGAKGMVSIPLPGALSAFGLIIIPDFATLHNSRLAFYLLAAALMVACFAVVYRLVHSRIGKLCQSLQQNEELASSIGVNIAYLRVIAYAVSSFFGGVAGAIFAAISQSIYPSSFTVTDSVNFMLNCFLGGLGYVFGPMLGTLVLYFGWDLLFQTGQFQLLIYSTLMIVLMLFLPNGLLSLAATTRKKG, from the coding sequence ATGACGCATAACGTGAAAATTGCTTCAGTCGCCGCTTTTTTGGCGATCGTCTTCATCGCCGTGCCGGTTCTGATCTCCGCCAGCGGTCGGACCGACCTCTACTACACGCTCACCTCGGTGGCTCTGCTCAGCATTGCCAGTGCCGGCGTGTGGCTCACCTTCTATATCGGCCGGATCAATATCGGTCAGGGCGCCTACGCACTGATGGGGGGCTACGTCTCGGCCATACTCGTGGTGACCTACGGTTGGTCGTTCTGGCTGACGCTGCTGGCCGCCGGCCTGTTTTGCGCAGCGGCGAGCGTCGCTATCGGCCTGCCGATCCTGCGGCTGCGCGGCGTCTATTTCGCCATGGTCACACTGGTGCTGACTGAGGTCGCGCGGCTTCTGGCGCTGGCGCTGCCGGTCACCAACGGCGCCAAGGGGATGGTCAGCATCCCGCTGCCCGGGGCGCTGTCGGCCTTCGGCCTCATCATCATTCCGGATTTCGCCACGTTGCATAATTCCCGGCTTGCCTTCTACCTGCTGGCGGCCGCGCTCATGGTGGCTTGCTTCGCGGTGGTGTACCGGCTGGTTCATTCACGCATCGGCAAGCTCTGCCAGTCACTCCAGCAGAATGAGGAGCTGGCCTCGTCGATCGGCGTCAACATCGCCTATCTGCGCGTCATCGCCTATGCTGTCTCGTCCTTCTTCGGCGGCGTCGCCGGAGCGATCTTCGCCGCCATCTCGCAATCGATCTATCCGTCCAGCTTCACGGTCACCGACTCTGTCAACTTCATGCTGAACTGCTTCCTCGGAGGGCTCGGCTATGTTTTCGGTCCGATGCTGGGCACGCTGGTGCTCTATTTCGGCTGGGACCTGCTGTTCCAGACCGGCCAGTTCCAGCTGCTGATCTACTCGACCTTGATGATCGTGCTGATGCTGTTCCTGCCCAACGGCTTGCTGAGCCTTGCCGCCACGACCCGGAAGAAGGGCTGA
- a CDS encoding NUDIX hydrolase: protein MQDKTTQATRQAAGNNPSQVVSADLIAVVIAVADGEPRVLTVAQAGALPSGPFELGHRSMQSGLRAWVERQTGHPLGYIEQLYTFADRDRTGDERVQISISYLGLTLEEQAERSPTHGWQGWYDYFPWEDHRAGMPHILPDILMPRLLAWADEAEDMNMRRDRRHRVAYAFGLDDRDWNEELVLQRYELLYEAALVAEATRRSDNGSPLSIPGRTMIADHRRILATGIARLRTKIKYRPVVFELMPPAFTLLQLQRTVEALAGRLVHKQNFRRLIEQQDLVEETGETVSETRGPPAKRFRFRQTVLAERTVAGTKLPLSRA, encoded by the coding sequence ATGCAAGACAAGACAACCCAGGCGACAAGGCAGGCTGCGGGGAACAACCCGAGCCAGGTCGTCAGTGCGGATCTGATCGCCGTTGTCATTGCCGTGGCCGATGGTGAGCCACGGGTCCTGACCGTCGCGCAGGCGGGGGCTTTGCCATCCGGTCCATTTGAGCTCGGCCATCGCTCCATGCAGTCGGGCCTGAGGGCATGGGTGGAGCGGCAGACCGGTCACCCGCTGGGCTATATCGAGCAGCTTTATACTTTCGCCGACCGTGATCGGACCGGCGACGAGCGCGTGCAGATCTCGATCAGCTATCTCGGCTTGACGCTGGAGGAGCAGGCCGAAAGGTCTCCAACACATGGCTGGCAAGGCTGGTACGACTATTTTCCCTGGGAAGATCACCGTGCGGGGATGCCGCACATCCTGCCTGATATCCTCATGCCCCGACTTTTGGCATGGGCCGACGAAGCCGAAGATATGAACATGCGCCGTGATCGCCGGCACCGCGTGGCATATGCCTTCGGCCTCGACGATCGCGACTGGAACGAGGAACTCGTCCTCCAGCGATACGAACTGCTCTATGAAGCCGCGCTGGTAGCAGAAGCCACACGCCGCTCGGACAATGGCAGCCCGCTATCCATCCCTGGCCGCACGATGATCGCCGACCACCGCCGTATTCTGGCGACGGGAATCGCCAGGCTGCGAACCAAGATCAAATACCGCCCCGTCGTCTTCGAACTGATGCCGCCGGCATTCACGCTGCTGCAGCTGCAGCGCACCGTTGAAGCGCTCGCTGGCAGGCTCGTCCACAAGCAGAATTTCCGGCGTCTCATCGAACAGCAGGATCTGGTCGAGGAAACAGGCGAGACGGTGTCGGAAACACGAGGGCCTCCGGCCAAACGCTTCCGCTTTCGCCAAACGGTTTTGGCGGAACGAACTGTCGCAGGGACGAAATTGCCACTTTCGCGCGCTTGA
- a CDS encoding branched-chain amino acid ABC transporter permease, translating to MEQVIANGFYLGAQYALIALGLTLIFALMNVLNFAHGQMYVLGGFITYTVYGQLGLPFVLALLASGVTLAVIGALMEKFLFRTVIKRSLREESTMLLAAATAFFFDAVILLIFGEKQRGVPKIVKGVFNDGGIIMPYDRMLVGVLALVFIAAFVLYMQYSRVGRAMRALAQDRVAAQLMGVKVDRYTMIGFAMGAMLAGIVGGLLVTITGVNSGIGGPISIKAFMMVMIGGAGVVGGAIAGGFILGMMESVGLTVLREYGDVTYLVIFAALMVFLSIRPNGLMGKPWG from the coding sequence ATGGAACAGGTCATCGCAAATGGATTCTACCTCGGCGCCCAATATGCGCTGATCGCATTGGGGCTCACCCTGATCTTCGCCCTGATGAACGTGCTGAACTTTGCCCACGGGCAGATGTACGTGCTGGGCGGCTTCATCACCTACACCGTCTACGGGCAGCTCGGACTGCCCTTCGTTCTGGCGCTGCTGGCTTCCGGCGTCACCCTTGCGGTCATCGGAGCGCTCATGGAGAAGTTTCTTTTCCGGACCGTCATCAAGCGCAGCCTCCGAGAGGAAAGCACCATGCTGCTGGCGGCGGCGACGGCGTTTTTCTTCGACGCCGTCATCCTGCTCATCTTCGGTGAAAAGCAGCGCGGCGTACCCAAGATCGTCAAGGGCGTCTTCAACGATGGCGGCATCATCATGCCCTATGACCGTATGCTCGTCGGCGTGCTCGCACTGGTCTTCATCGCCGCCTTCGTCCTTTACATGCAGTACAGCAGGGTAGGGCGAGCCATGCGGGCGCTGGCCCAGGATCGGGTTGCTGCCCAGTTGATGGGCGTCAAGGTCGATCGCTACACGATGATCGGCTTCGCCATGGGTGCCATGCTGGCCGGCATCGTCGGTGGCCTCCTGGTCACCATCACTGGTGTCAATTCCGGAATCGGCGGGCCGATCTCGATCAAGGCCTTTATGATGGTGATGATCGGCGGCGCCGGCGTCGTCGGCGGCGCGATCGCCGGCGGCTTCATCCTCGGCATGATGGAGTCCGTCGGCCTCACTGTGCTGCGCGAATATGGCGACGTCACCTACCTCGTCATCTTCGCGGCGCTGATGGTGTTCCTTTCGATCCGCCCCAATGGGCTGATGGGCAAGCCGTGGGGTTGA
- a CDS encoding L-aspartate oxidase — translation MSIDVHHLAGRPVIIGGGIAGLMTALHLAPEPVLLLSRTPLGADASSTWAQGGLAASLGDDDDPALHLADTLAAGDGLCDREMASRILNAAPGAIETLAGFGVRFDRTPEGTVRLGLEAAHSRRRIVHAGGDGSGREIMRALVAAVRSTPTIEVVEGLEARRLVVEDGRITGVLASCSTGPVFLATGRVVLATGGIGGLFHDSTNPLGSCGQGLALAARAGAIFADLEFIQFHPTALDGPCRPMPLISEAVRGEGAIIVDETGRRFLDGVRGAEFAPRDIVARAVWRHLADGHRVFLDVREKPGATFARQFPTIASACGKAGIDPARDLIPIRPAQHYHMGGVAVDLAGRTSVPGLWACGEVASTGLHGANRLASNSLTEAVVCARWVAESVAGSSGDGGKRATATDLPQPDPRSARPLLSRALGVTRDSEGLKEAVRALLPLVQRHDAASDPAAVGLMIAVAALLRQESRGAHSRTDFPHHAAVARRSQITLDAAIAAAREFGSSPMLESVA, via the coding sequence ATGAGCATTGACGTCCACCATCTCGCCGGCCGGCCGGTGATCATCGGCGGCGGCATAGCCGGGCTGATGACCGCCCTGCACCTGGCGCCCGAGCCGGTGCTTCTCCTGTCCAGGACGCCATTGGGTGCTGACGCCTCCAGCACGTGGGCACAGGGCGGCCTCGCCGCAAGCCTCGGTGACGACGACGATCCAGCATTGCACCTGGCCGACACGCTCGCCGCAGGCGATGGGCTTTGCGACAGGGAGATGGCGAGCCGCATCCTCAATGCGGCGCCGGGCGCGATCGAGACGTTGGCCGGCTTCGGGGTCCGCTTCGACCGCACGCCGGAAGGGACGGTGCGTCTCGGACTGGAGGCCGCGCACAGCCGACGGCGCATCGTTCATGCCGGCGGCGACGGCAGCGGGCGCGAGATCATGCGTGCCCTGGTCGCCGCCGTCCGCTCGACGCCGACAATAGAGGTCGTTGAGGGGCTCGAAGCGCGCCGGTTGGTCGTGGAGGATGGCAGGATCACCGGGGTGTTGGCGAGTTGTTCGACAGGCCCGGTGTTCCTCGCCACGGGACGGGTCGTTCTCGCCACTGGCGGGATCGGTGGCCTGTTCCACGACAGCACAAACCCGCTCGGCAGTTGCGGTCAAGGCCTGGCACTCGCCGCACGCGCCGGTGCAATTTTTGCCGACCTAGAGTTCATCCAGTTCCACCCGACCGCGCTGGACGGGCCCTGCCGTCCGATGCCGCTCATCAGCGAGGCGGTTCGCGGCGAAGGCGCCATAATCGTCGACGAGACAGGCCGGCGTTTTCTCGACGGCGTGCGAGGTGCGGAATTCGCACCGCGCGACATCGTCGCGCGCGCTGTCTGGCGACATCTTGCCGACGGCCATCGCGTCTTCCTCGACGTCCGCGAAAAGCCAGGCGCGACGTTCGCGCGGCAGTTTCCGACGATCGCATCAGCCTGCGGCAAGGCCGGCATCGATCCGGCGCGCGATCTCATTCCCATCCGGCCGGCGCAGCATTATCACATGGGTGGTGTCGCCGTGGATCTGGCCGGGCGCACTTCGGTTCCGGGACTTTGGGCTTGCGGAGAGGTCGCCTCGACCGGGCTGCACGGCGCCAATCGGCTCGCGAGCAACTCGCTGACCGAGGCCGTCGTTTGCGCGCGCTGGGTTGCCGAAAGCGTCGCCGGGTCATCCGGCGACGGTGGAAAGCGAGCGACGGCAACTGATCTACCTCAGCCCGATCCAAGATCGGCGCGCCCTCTCCTGTCACGTGCCCTCGGCGTCACGCGGGATAGCGAAGGGTTGAAAGAAGCTGTCCGCGCATTGTTGCCGCTGGTTCAGCGGCACGATGCGGCGTCCGATCCCGCTGCCGTCGGGCTGATGATCGCGGTTGCCGCCTTGCTGCGCCAGGAAAGCCGCGGTGCTCATTCCCGGACCGACTTTCCGCATCATGCCGCCGTCGCCCGCCGTTCCCAAATTACGCTCGACGCGGCCATTGCCGCAGCGCGGGAATTCGGATCCTCCCCAATGCTGGAAAGCGTCGCGTGA